In Aphelocoma coerulescens isolate FSJ_1873_10779 chromosome 23, UR_Acoe_1.0, whole genome shotgun sequence, a genomic segment contains:
- the STMN1 gene encoding stathmin: MATSDIQVKELEKRASGQAFELILSPPSKEAVAEFPLSPPKKKDVSLEEIQKKLEAAEERRKSHEAEVLKQLAEKREHEKEVLQKAIEENNNFSKMAEEKLTHKMEANKENREAQMAAKLERLREKDKHVEEVRKNKEGKDPGEAETD; the protein is encoded by the exons ATGGCTACTTCTG atATCCAAGtgaaggagctggagaagcGAGCCTCTGGGCAGGCCTTTGAGCTGATCCTCAGCCCCCCCTCGAAAGAGGCCGTGGCAGAATTCCCTCTGTCTCCCCCAAAGAAGAAGGATGTGTCATTGGAAGAGATCCAGAAGAagctggaagcagcagaggAGAGACGCAAG TCCCACGAGGCAGAAGTGCTgaagcagctggcagagaaGCGGGAGCACGAGAAGGAGGTGCTGCAGAAAGCCATCGAGGAGAACAACAACTTCAGCAAAATGGCAGAGGAGAAGCTGACCCACAAAATGGAAGCCAACAAAGAGAACCGTGAGGCACAAATGGCTGCCAAGCTGGAGCGCTTGCGGGAGAAG GACAAGCATGTGGAAGAGGTTCGAAAGAACAAAGAAGGGAAAGACCCCGGCGAGGCCGAGACCGACTGA